The Acinonyx jubatus isolate Ajub_Pintada_27869175 chromosome D2, VMU_Ajub_asm_v1.0, whole genome shotgun sequence genome contains a region encoding:
- the DYDC2 gene encoding LOW QUALITY PROTEIN: DPY30 domain-containing protein 2 (The sequence of the model RefSeq protein was modified relative to this genomic sequence to represent the inferred CDS: substituted 3 bases at 3 genomic stop codons), whose amino-acid sequence METDYLKRCFGTCLGQALAEVAKVRPSDPIEYLAHWLYHYRNTSRAKEEDSREKIRLKEEYDNSLKETEMTEMLKQEECQIQQKYDKCHQPLVSVASSTMKTVFIQENTKPVEKDGLRQESLPGTSNMVPGMPQXIPSXETSGQADCSVETPQEINSXAFRHKIAPRMHPGSKSP is encoded by the exons ATGGAAACGGACTACCTGAAGAGGTGCTTTGGAACCTGCCTGGGCCAGGCACTGGCAGAGGTGGCGAAGGTTCGGCCCAGTGACCCCATAGAGTACCTGGCTCACTGGCTTTATCATTACAGGAATACCTCTAGAGCAAAAGAAGAG GATAGCCGAGAGAAGATCCGGCTGAAGGAAGAATACGATAATAGCCTCAAAGAAACCGAAATGACAGAAATGCTAAAGCAAGAAGAGTGTCAGATTCAACAGAAGTATGATAAGTGTCACCAG ccaCTGGTATCTGTAGCTAGCTCCACAATGAAGACTGTATTCATACAAGAGAACACAAAACCCGTTGAGAAGGATGGCTTGAGGCAAGAATCTTTGCCAGGTACTTCCAATATGGTTCCCGGGATGCCTCAATAGATTCCTTCTTGAGAGACATCTGGCCAGGCTGACTGCAGTGTTGAAACTCcacaagaaataaattcctaggcTTTTCGGCATAAAATTGCTCCCAGAATGCATCCTGGCTCCAAATCTCCTTAA